Genomic DNA from Streptomyces venezuelae:
ACGTCAGAACAGTCGAAGCTTGTCGTCCTCGATGCCGCGCAGCGCGTTGTAGTCGAGGACGGTGCAGCCGATGCCGCGGTCGGTGGCGAGGACGCGTGCCTGCGGCTTGATCTCCTGGGCGGCGAAGATCCCCCGGACCGGCGCCAGGTGCGGGTCGCGGTTCAACAGCTCCAGGTAGCGGGTGAGTTGCTCGACGCCGTCGATCTCGCCGCGGCGCTTGATCTCGACGGCGACGGTCTGCCCGTCGGCGTCGCGGCAGAGGATGTCGACCGGGCCGATCGCCGTCATGTACTCGCGGCGGATGAGCGTATATCCCTCACCGAGCGTCTCGATCCGGTCGGCGAGCAACTCCTGAAGGTGTGCTTCCACGCCGTCCTTGATGAGACCGGGGTCCACACCCAGCTCGTGCGAGGAGTCGTGCAGGACTTCCTCCATCGTGATGATGAGCTTCTCGCCCGCCTTGTTCACGACGGTCCACACGCCGGCGTCGTCCCCGGTCCCCTCCTTCAAGGTGCAGGGCGGCGACATCCAGTTGAGCGGTTTGTAGGCCCTGTCGTCCGCGTGGATCGAGACGCTGCCGTCCGCCTTCACGAGGATCAGACGGGGCGCCGACGGGAGATGGGCGGTGAGCCGGCCCGCGTAGTCCACGGAGCATCGGGCAATGACGAGACGCATGGGGCGCAACGCTACTCGACTCGGGGCGGTGTACGCGATTCGCGCGCTCCGCTCCCGGCACCCCCGCGCCGAGGAGGCGACTTGTCCGTCGATGCGCCTGTTCGATCCTGGCCGGTTATGCGCCCAATCTCCTGGTGCCCGCACCGCCCGGTGCCTACCGTAGAAGCCAGAGGTCGTCATCCGTGCACGCTGCGTAGGCGGACTCCATCCCTGTCCGTAGGCCCCCGCTCCCCGGGGGTGCGAGAGGAGAACCCATGTCGCTCGACGTCTCACCGGCACTGTTGGAACAGGCCGAGCGAGGCGAGGTGGACGAAGCGGAATTCGTCGACTGCGTCCGGACCTCCCTGCCTTACGCGTGGGAGATGATCAGCTCCCTGGTGGCCCAGCTGAAGGTCGACGGCGGAGAGTTCGCCGACAACCAGACCCCGCCGCCGGACGAGCAGGCGCGTGGGCAGCTGCTGCGCGCGCTCGCGAGTGACGCGATCCGCGGTGCTCTGCAGAGGCATTTCGGAGTGCGCCTCGCATTCCAGAACTGTCACCGCGTGGCAGTGTTCCCGCTTGACCCGGCGGTGGACGACCGGCTCGCCCGCTTCACCTCGATCCGGGGCCAGCTGCTCAACCAGTCGCCCGAACTCCGGGACTGCTGACGCCTGTTGCTGCCGCTCCGTACGCGGGAGGTGTGTCAGTCCGGAGCGGCAGCTCCCCAGGCGGAACGCGGAACCTGTCCTCGGCAGGCGCTCAGCGGAGCTGGGGCAGCACTTCGGCGCCCAGCCTCCGCACGTTCTCCTCCGTGGCCGCGAGGTCGCCGGAGCCCTCCACGAGAAGCGCGAAGCGGGTGATGCCGGTGCGCTCGGCGGTGGCGGCGAGACGGTCGGCGCACACCTGGGGGGTGCCCACGGGGTGCAGGCCGCACAGGAGTTCCGTGTAGGCCAGCGGGTCACGCATGGCGCGGTGCCTGCCGTCCACGGTCACATGGGCGTCCAGCCCCTGCTTCAGCCACCCCGGCATCGCCTTCTGTAACGTCTCGGCCGCGTCGAGCCGGCGGTCCGCGATCTGCGCGACACCGGCGGATACGTGGGGTGCGGCGGAGACCTTCTCCGGCGGGTGCCCCGCAGCACGTGCGTGGCGATTCCACAAGGCCACCATTTCGGCCTTCTCGTCGTCGCCCACGTGCATGCCGAGCAGCATCGGCAGGCAGCGCTGCGCGGCGAGCCGCACGCTGGACGGCGAGGTGCACGCGACGACCACTTCGGGACCTTCGGCGCCCTGTCCGGTCAGGGCTTCCTGCGGGCGTGGCACCACGGCGACCTCGCGGAACGCGAACCGCTCGCCACTGCCCTCGACGCGCGGCTCCCGCAGCCACCGCAGCAGCAGGTCGAGGGATTCGGGGAACCCCTTCTCGTACGCCTCCAGGCCCCCGCCGAACACTTCCAGGTCCACCCAGGGACCGCCGCGTCCGACGCCGAGCGAGAACCGGCCGCCCGTCGTCACGTGCAGCAGCGCCGCCTGCTCGCCGAGCGCCACGGGGTGCGCGGTCGGGAGTACGCTCACGGCCGTGCCGACGTGGATCCGCCGCGTCCGCCCGAGGAGCAGCGCCGCGAGGGTCACCGCCGACGGACACGTGCCGTACGGCACGAAGTGGTGCTCGGCGAGCCAGACCGCATCGAGCCCCGCCTCCTCGGCCACCTCGGCGGACCGCACCGCGCGGTGCAGTGCCTCCCCCTGCCCCTGCCCGGGGAACTGGGCGGCCAGAACAAAACTACCTACTCGCATCGAACTCCTGCCTCCTTGGCGCCGACGCAGGCACTCCCCCTACGGGCAACAACGCGTGACACGTGCCAAAGGCACGGCCTGGCGAGAAGATTGTTTGATTTTCCGTGCAGCGGGCGGGATCCGGGCCCTCGATCCGGGCCGGGTACCCCATGGCGCGGCGCGTAGGCTGGTCACCCCCCTGACCGCCGTACAGCCCGTGAGGTGTTTCCGTGTCCCCGCGTCGCAACCGCCCCAAGGGCGCAGGAGAGCCGAGCACGTCGGCATCGACGTCATCGACGGGCGCGGAGCCCTCGGGTCGGTACGGCGGCTTCCAGA
This window encodes:
- the nucS gene encoding endonuclease NucS, with amino-acid sequence MRLVIARCSVDYAGRLTAHLPSAPRLILVKADGSVSIHADDRAYKPLNWMSPPCTLKEGTGDDAGVWTVVNKAGEKLIITMEEVLHDSSHELGVDPGLIKDGVEAHLQELLADRIETLGEGYTLIRREYMTAIGPVDILCRDADGQTVAVEIKRRGEIDGVEQLTRYLELLNRDPHLAPVRGIFAAQEIKPQARVLATDRGIGCTVLDYNALRGIEDDKLRLF
- a CDS encoding SCO5389 family protein, which gives rise to MSLDVSPALLEQAERGEVDEAEFVDCVRTSLPYAWEMISSLVAQLKVDGGEFADNQTPPPDEQARGQLLRALASDAIRGALQRHFGVRLAFQNCHRVAVFPLDPAVDDRLARFTSIRGQLLNQSPELRDC
- a CDS encoding LLM class flavin-dependent oxidoreductase, yielding MRVGSFVLAAQFPGQGQGEALHRAVRSAEVAEEAGLDAVWLAEHHFVPYGTCPSAVTLAALLLGRTRRIHVGTAVSVLPTAHPVALGEQAALLHVTTGGRFSLGVGRGGPWVDLEVFGGGLEAYEKGFPESLDLLLRWLREPRVEGSGERFAFREVAVVPRPQEALTGQGAEGPEVVVACTSPSSVRLAAQRCLPMLLGMHVGDDEKAEMVALWNRHARAAGHPPEKVSAAPHVSAGVAQIADRRLDAAETLQKAMPGWLKQGLDAHVTVDGRHRAMRDPLAYTELLCGLHPVGTPQVCADRLAATAERTGITRFALLVEGSGDLAATEENVRRLGAEVLPQLR